The Denticeps clupeoides chromosome 5, fDenClu1.1, whole genome shotgun sequence genome includes a region encoding these proteins:
- the eomesb gene encoding eomesodermin homolog b, which produces MLGEEQIDPKGPAGPGKVPCGGDDPSGGGRYLLDGLGSDRYFLSPSQQAPDVLSPCSLLPYPPQSPAAYPGPDASRYYSPVQFGPGYQLGQGSACIYPPYQGAGSGVRAQVYLCNRPLWLKFHRHQTEMIITKQGRRMFPFLSFNITGLSLNAHYNVFVEVVLADPNHWRFQGGKWVTCGKADSNMQGNKMYVHPESPNTGAHWMRQEISFGKLKLTNNKGANSNNPQMIVLQSLHKYQPRLHIVAVAEDAAEDGGPESKAQIFTFAENQFIAVTAYQNTDITQLKIDHNPFAKGFRDNYDSMYTGPEAERLTPSPADSPRSHQIVPGARYAVQPFLQDPLAGGLAPGRFYGGERAVPQCHGLLSPPVAAEERWLVAGHEGDYSGGLLPYGIKPLPLQAGPALGYYPDSAFTSVAAGWGPRGPYQRKAATGLPWSPRPDEQHCDKEPPKAPEDAEPGGCAMALKRRRRSGQDSPADKSKESSSRSAACCAFYTGP; this is translated from the exons ATGCTGGGAGAAGAGCAGATCGACCCCAAGGGCCCGGCGGGCCCCGGGAAGGTCCCCTGCGGCGGCGACGACCCGTCCGGCGGCGGCCGCTACCTCCTGGACGGCCTCGGCTCCGACCGCTACTTCCTGTCCCCGTCCCAGCAGGCGCCTGACGTGCTGAGCCCCTGCTCCCTCCTCCCGTACCCGCCCCAGAGCCCGGCCGCCTACCCCGGCCCCGACGCGTCCCGGTACTACAGCCCCGTCCAGTTCGGCCCCGGGTACCAGCTCGGCCAGGGCTCCGCCTGCATCTACCCGCCGTACCAGGGGGCGGGTTCGGGCGTGCGGGCGCAGGTCTACCTCTGCAACCGGCCGCTGTGGCTGAAGTTCCACCGGCACCAGACCGAGATGATCATCACCAAGCAGGGCAG ACGAATGTTTCCCTTTCTGAGCTTTAACATCACGGGCCTGAGTCTGAACGCCCATTACAACGTGTTCGTGGAGGTGGTTCTGGCCGATCCGAACCACTGGCGCTTCCAGGGCGGCAAGTGGGTGACGTGCGGCAAGGCGGACAGCAACATGCAGG GAAACAAAATGTACGTGCACCCCGAATCGCCCAACACGGGCGCCCACTGGATGAGGCAGGAGATCTCGTTTGGCAAACTGAAACTCACCAACAACAAGGGTGCCAACAGCAATAATCCGCAG ATGATCGTCCTGCAGTCCCTGCACAAGTACCAGCCCAGGCTGCACATCGTGGCGGTGGCCGAGGACGCGGCGGAGGACGGCGGCCCCGAGTCCAAGGCCCAGATCTTCACGTTCGCCGAGAACCAGTTCATCGCGGTCACCGCGTACCAGAACACCGAC ATCACGCAGCTCAAAATCGACCACAACCCCTTCGCCAAAGGCTTCCGGGACAACTACGACTC CATGTACACCGGGCCGGAGGCCGAGCGCCTGACCCCGTCCCCCGCGGACTCGCCGCGCTCCCACCAGATCGTCCCCGGCGCCCGCTACGCCGTGCAGCCCTTCCTCCAGGACCCGCTGGCGGGCGGCCTGGCCCCGGGCCGCTTCTACGGCGGCGAGCGCGCCGTGCCGCAGTGCCACGGCCTGCTGTCGCCGCCGGTGGCGGCGGAGGAGCGGTGGCTGGTGGCCGGCCACGAGGGCGACTACTCCGGCGGCCTCCTGCCGTACGGCATCAAGCCGCTGCCCCTGCAGGCCGGCCCGGCGCTCGGCTACTACCCGGACTCCGCCTTCACCTCCGTGGCCGCCGGCTGGGGCCCCCGGGGCCCGTACCAGAGGAAAGCGGCGACGGGCCTGCCCTGGTCGCCGCGGCCCGACGAGCAGCACTGCGACAAGGAGCCCCCGAAGGCCCCGGAGGACGCGGAGCCCGGCGGCTGCGCCATGGCGCTCAAGCGGCGGCGCCGGAGCGGCCAGGACTCTCCGGCCGACAAGAGCAAAGAGAGCTCGTCCCGGAGCGCGGCCTGCTGCGCCTTCTACACCGGCCCGTGA
- the cmc1 gene encoding COX assembly mitochondrial protein homolog: MEASRPGEPQLRHVETDVLIPKMMREKAKERCAEKVLAFNHCCKETGFLMVFKCREENSALKECLTRHYKDPAFFEECKQDYIKEKLEYQTTGIPAKKRSQKLPTSM; encoded by the exons ATGGAGGCGTCGAGGCCAG GAGAGCCCCAGTTGCGTCACGTGGAGACCGACGTGCTGATACCCAAGATGATGAGGGAGAAGGCCAAGGAGCGATGTGCAGAGAAGGTTTTAG CGTTTAACCACTGTTGCAAGGAGACGGGCTTTTTAATGGTGTTCAAGTGTCGGGAGGAGAACAGTGCGCTGAAGGAGTGCCTCACACGTCA CTACAAAGATCCCGCCTTCTTTGAGGAGTGCAAACAGGATTACATCAAGGAGAAGCTGGAGTACCAGACTACGGGAATCCCGGCCAAAAAGAGGAGCCAGAAACTACCGACCAGCATGTAG